A region of Mugil cephalus isolate CIBA_MC_2020 chromosome 3, CIBA_Mcephalus_1.1, whole genome shotgun sequence DNA encodes the following proteins:
- the lmnl3 gene encoding lamin L3 isoform X2 — protein sequence MASATSTPAASGSRSSRSVSRRSTAAGGLPSSSTSPTCMSRIQEKDDLRHLNDRLANYIQRVQELESERSFMLMQLEEKDESKSREMGNVRRLYEEELADVRKSLDGIAGERARLQIDYGNLCEEYKKLQSRNQKKESDLTNALVQLRKAEATLNSKDAEYTKLLSENRRLNEDFADLQGQLDNVEHVLAEAKKQLSSEMLRRIDMENQVQTLKEQLELQRNISEQEILEIRSRHESRLVEVDSGRRREFESKLAESIQQLRQDHEAQLQLYKEEIDKTFSSKLENAQRAALEKNDAASATKDELETTKLRMETLSSQLQQYQKDKMALEGRFQDLERTLDREREVWQQKLSQKEQELLNMRSQMYTQLEDYENLLDVKLALDMEINAYRKMLEVEEQRLQLSPSPSQHAPVARTQEHSSRKHRGKKRKHEGASGSSPAYKMSSRSTEHGAVSVAEIDIDGKYVKLKNSSETEQPLGGWVVRWMYPDTADVSFHIPSPCVLAGGQTLTIWAAGAETEADSGDLILQGHRSWGAISDVRVILLNSDLEEVAERRVCLQGRGDEETELEFDEEFVAGSDIQRFRRQPKKKKCCSVS from the exons ATGGCCTCCGCCACCTCCACCCCCGCCGCCTCCGGCAGCCGGTCCAGCCGCTCCGTCAGTCGCCGCAGCACAGCGGCCGGCGGCCTGCCGTCCTCCAGCACCAGCCCGACCTGCATGTCCCGCATCCAGGAGAAAGATGACCTCCGGCACCTCAACGATCGCCTCGCCAACTACATCCAGCGGGTCCAAGAGCTGGAAAGCGAGAGGTCCTTCATGCTCATGCAGCTGGAGGAAAAGGATGAATCCAAGAGCCGGGAGATGGGCAACGTGCGACGGTTGTACGAGGAGGAGCTGGCCGATGTCAGGAAGTCCCTGGATGGTATCGCTGGAGAGAGGGCCCGCCTGCAGATCGACTATGGGAATCTCTGTGAAGAGTACAAGAAACTTCAATCCAG gaACCAAAAGAAGGAGAGCGATCTGACCAATGCTCTGGTCCAGTTGAGGAAAGCTGAGGCAACTCTAAACTCCAAGGATGCTGAGTACACCAAATTGCTGTCTGAGAACAGGAGACTCAACGAGGACTTTGCTGACCTACAAGGCCAGCTGGATAAC GTAGAACATGTGCTGGCAGAGGCCAAGAAACAACTGAGCTCTGAGATGTTGAGGAGGATAGACATGGAGAACCAGGTGCAAACActcaaagagcagctggaactcCAGAGGAACATCAGCGAgcag GAAATCTTGGAGATCCGGAGTCGACATGAAAGCCGCCTAGTGGAGGTGGACTCCGGGCGGCGGAGAGAGTTTGAAAGTAAACTTGCCGAGTCGATTCAGCAGCTGCGCCAGGACCATGAGGCACAGCTGCAACTGTACAAAGAAGAAATAGACAAAACGTTCAGTTCGAAG TTAGAGAACGCCCAGCGGGCTGCACTGGAGAAAAACGACGCTGCATCCGCTACAAAAGATGAATTGGAAACCACCAAGCTCAGAATGGAGACGCTCAGCTCCCAACTCCAGCAGTACCAAAAAGAT AAAATGGCGTTGGAGGGTCGCTTTCAGGATCTGGAGAGGACTCTGGACAGGGAGCGGGAGGTTTGGCAGCAGAAGTTGAGTCAGAAGGAACAGGAGCTGCTCAACATGAGAAGTCAGATGTACACTCAGTTAGAAGATTACGAGAACTTGCTGGACGTTAAGTTGGCTCTGGACATGGAAATCAATGCCTACAGGAAGATGCTGGAGGTAGAGGAGCAGAG GCTGCAGTTGTCCCCCAGCCCCTCACAACATGCACCCGTAGCCAGAACACAGGAACACAGCAGCCGCAAGCACAGAGGGAAAAAACGGAAACATGAGGGAGCCTCTGGCAGCTCTCCAGCCTATAAAATGTCCAGTCGTTCAACAGAGCATGGTGCAGTGAGCGTGGCAGAAATCGACATTGATGGAAAATATGTTAAACTGAAGAACAGCTCTGAGACG GAGCAGCCGTTGGGTGGTTGGGTTGTACGATGGATGTACCCAGATACTGCAGATGTCTCCTTCCACATCCCCTCCCCCTGTGTCCTAGCTGGTGGGCAGACACTAACG ATCTGGGCAGCAGGTGCAGAGACAGAGGCTGATTCTGGGGACCTCATTCTGCAGGGCCACAGAAGCTGGGGGGCCATTAGTGATGTTAGGGTGATTCTTCTGAACTCCGACCTTGAG GAGGTAGCAGAGCGCAGGGTGTGTTTACAGGGCAGAGGTGACGAAGAAACTGAATTGGAGTTTGATGAAGAATTTGTGGCAGGTAGCGACATTCAGCGCTTTCGGAGACAG ccaaagaaaaagaagtgttgTTCTGTGTCCTGA
- the lmnl3 gene encoding lamin L3 isoform X1, whose amino-acid sequence MASATSTPAASGSRSSRSVSRRSTAAGGLPSSSTSPTCMSRIQEKDDLRHLNDRLANYIQRVQELESERSFMLMQLEEKDESKSREMGNVRRLYEEELADVRKSLDGIAGERARLQIDYGNLCEEYKKLQSRNQKKESDLTNALVQLRKAEATLNSKDAEYTKLLSENRRLNEDFADLQGQLDNVEHVLAEAKKQLSSEMLRRIDMENQVQTLKEQLELQRNISEQEILEIRSRHESRLVEVDSGRRREFESKLAESIQQLRQDHEAQLQLYKEEIDKTFSSKLENAQRAALEKNDAASATKDELETTKLRMETLSSQLQQYQKDKMALEGRFQDLERTLDREREVWQQKLSQKEQELLNMRSQMYTQLEDYENLLDVKLALDMEINAYRKMLEVEEQRLQLSPSPSQHAPVARTQEHSSRKHRGKKRKHEGASGSSPAYKMSSRSTEHGAVSVAEIDIDGKYVKLKNSSETEQPLGGWVVRWMYPDTADVSFHIPSPCVLAGGQTLTIWAAGAETEADSGDLILQGHRSWGAISDVRVILLNSDLEEVAERRVCLQGRGDEETELEFDEEFVAGSDIQRFRRQDLSKEASCAVM is encoded by the exons ATGGCCTCCGCCACCTCCACCCCCGCCGCCTCCGGCAGCCGGTCCAGCCGCTCCGTCAGTCGCCGCAGCACAGCGGCCGGCGGCCTGCCGTCCTCCAGCACCAGCCCGACCTGCATGTCCCGCATCCAGGAGAAAGATGACCTCCGGCACCTCAACGATCGCCTCGCCAACTACATCCAGCGGGTCCAAGAGCTGGAAAGCGAGAGGTCCTTCATGCTCATGCAGCTGGAGGAAAAGGATGAATCCAAGAGCCGGGAGATGGGCAACGTGCGACGGTTGTACGAGGAGGAGCTGGCCGATGTCAGGAAGTCCCTGGATGGTATCGCTGGAGAGAGGGCCCGCCTGCAGATCGACTATGGGAATCTCTGTGAAGAGTACAAGAAACTTCAATCCAG gaACCAAAAGAAGGAGAGCGATCTGACCAATGCTCTGGTCCAGTTGAGGAAAGCTGAGGCAACTCTAAACTCCAAGGATGCTGAGTACACCAAATTGCTGTCTGAGAACAGGAGACTCAACGAGGACTTTGCTGACCTACAAGGCCAGCTGGATAAC GTAGAACATGTGCTGGCAGAGGCCAAGAAACAACTGAGCTCTGAGATGTTGAGGAGGATAGACATGGAGAACCAGGTGCAAACActcaaagagcagctggaactcCAGAGGAACATCAGCGAgcag GAAATCTTGGAGATCCGGAGTCGACATGAAAGCCGCCTAGTGGAGGTGGACTCCGGGCGGCGGAGAGAGTTTGAAAGTAAACTTGCCGAGTCGATTCAGCAGCTGCGCCAGGACCATGAGGCACAGCTGCAACTGTACAAAGAAGAAATAGACAAAACGTTCAGTTCGAAG TTAGAGAACGCCCAGCGGGCTGCACTGGAGAAAAACGACGCTGCATCCGCTACAAAAGATGAATTGGAAACCACCAAGCTCAGAATGGAGACGCTCAGCTCCCAACTCCAGCAGTACCAAAAAGAT AAAATGGCGTTGGAGGGTCGCTTTCAGGATCTGGAGAGGACTCTGGACAGGGAGCGGGAGGTTTGGCAGCAGAAGTTGAGTCAGAAGGAACAGGAGCTGCTCAACATGAGAAGTCAGATGTACACTCAGTTAGAAGATTACGAGAACTTGCTGGACGTTAAGTTGGCTCTGGACATGGAAATCAATGCCTACAGGAAGATGCTGGAGGTAGAGGAGCAGAG GCTGCAGTTGTCCCCCAGCCCCTCACAACATGCACCCGTAGCCAGAACACAGGAACACAGCAGCCGCAAGCACAGAGGGAAAAAACGGAAACATGAGGGAGCCTCTGGCAGCTCTCCAGCCTATAAAATGTCCAGTCGTTCAACAGAGCATGGTGCAGTGAGCGTGGCAGAAATCGACATTGATGGAAAATATGTTAAACTGAAGAACAGCTCTGAGACG GAGCAGCCGTTGGGTGGTTGGGTTGTACGATGGATGTACCCAGATACTGCAGATGTCTCCTTCCACATCCCCTCCCCCTGTGTCCTAGCTGGTGGGCAGACACTAACG ATCTGGGCAGCAGGTGCAGAGACAGAGGCTGATTCTGGGGACCTCATTCTGCAGGGCCACAGAAGCTGGGGGGCCATTAGTGATGTTAGGGTGATTCTTCTGAACTCCGACCTTGAG GAGGTAGCAGAGCGCAGGGTGTGTTTACAGGGCAGAGGTGACGAAGAAACTGAATTGGAGTTTGATGAAGAATTTGTGGCAGGTAGCGACATTCAGCGCTTTCGGAGACAG GACCTGTCTAAGGAGGCCAGTTGTGCCGTCATGTGA
- the zgc:158785 gene encoding E3 ubiquitin-protein ligase MARCHF3, with translation MTAEDPRSLWVSSPVGEVTLMSEHGQEEELNSYHIEMPTKECAAVTKSLCSEEPFCRICHEDQTSGELLSPCECSGTLAMVHRTCLEQWLTASNSGHCELCHHQFALERLPKPLTEWLCSPSMQQQRRTLCGDAACFLFITPLASLSGWLCVQGAMDLYYTNGMEALGLLVLTLALFTIYVFWTVVSVRYHVHLYKMWKKTDQKVRLQLPQPGQTTLNQQILSKCTLGKATNKESVVV, from the exons ATGACAGCAGAGGATCCCAGGAGTCTGTGGGTGTCCAGTCCTGTGGGGGAGGTCACATTAATGTCTGAACATGGGCAAGAGGAAGAGCTCAACAGCTATCACATAGAAATGCCCACTAAGGAATGTGCAGCAGTCACAAAAAG tttgtgCAGTGAGGAGCCATTCTGTCGGATCTGCCATGAAGACCAAACCTCGGGGGAGCTTCTCTCCCCGTGTGAGTGCTCCGGTACCCTGGCCATGGTGCACCGGACCTGCTTGGAGCAGTGGCTCACCGCCTCCAACAGCGGCCACTGTGAGCTCTGCCACCACCAGTTCGCACTGGAGCGCCTGCCAAAGCCTCTTACTGAG TGGTTATGTTCTCCATccatgcagcagcagaggaggacacTCTGTGGTGATGcagcatgtttcctcttcatcacGCCCCTAGCCAGCTTATCAGGGTGGCTGTGTGTTCAAGGAGCCATGGACCTCTACTACACCAATGGCATGGAGGCACTGGGGCTCCTGGTCCTCACGCTGGCCCTTTTCACCATATATGTTTTCTGGACTGTG GTGTCTGTGCGCTACCATGTGCATCTGTACAAAATGTGGAAGAAGACTGACCAGAAAGTGAGACTGCAACTTCCTCAGCCAGGCCAAACCACTCTAAACCAACAAATCCTGTCCAAATGCACTCTTGGCAAAGCCACCAACAAGGAGTCTGTAGTAGTGTAG
- the gjd6 gene encoding gap junction protein delta 6 yields the protein MTEWTLLKRLLDAVHQHSTMIGRLWLTVMVIFRLLIVAVATEDVYTDEQEMFVCNTLQPGCSTVCYDAFAPISQPRFWVFHIISVSTPSLCFIIYTWHNLSKLPHNAALRLGQGPGEISGQGGRDVRQDGGQEAYNQSCDSDSCSIHSHKHLGHSLADVMDQSLQRRDTNNIVSFSQTRACAFREGNTEGHIVSGGVLSKCYVFHVCLRAILEVGFVLAQWKLFGFQVPVHFLCTSYPCSQPVDCYISRPTEKTIFLLFMFCVGVFCILLNLLELNHLGWKKIRQVVKLRERVSWGGCPGLEGGYETFPPDSPSLISSLGFREVTSTTSLPTFDLVVGHQPDWSCTMKCAKMREPEDARKTRQEQSKRLETHKGERQPLKSKREIRGSKQRSIEVWI from the coding sequence ATGACGGAGTGGACTCTGCTCAAACGTCTCCTGGATGCTGTCCACCAGCATTCCACCATGATCGGACGTCTGTGGCTCACGGTCATGGTCATCTTCCGGCTGCTCATTGTCGCTGTGGCAACCGAGGACGTGTACACCGACGAGCAGGAGATGTTTGTGTGCAACACGCTACAGCCGGGATGTTCCACCGTCTGCTACGACGCATTCGCTCCCATCTCACAACCTCGCTTCTGGGTCTTCCACATCATCAGTGTCTCCACGCCATCGCTTTGTTTCATCATCTACACGTGGCACAACCTGTCCAAGCTGCCGCATAACGCTGCCCTGAGACTGGGGCAAGGACCTGGGGAAATCTCAGGGCAGGGAGGCCGAGACGTACGGCAAGACGGCGGACAAGAAGCATACAATCAGAGCTGTGACTCTGACAGCTGCTCCATCCACTCCCATAAGCATCTAGGCCACAGCCTGGCAGATGTGATGGACCAAAGCCTCCAGAGAAGAGACACCAACAACATAGTGTCCTTCAGCCAGACCCGAGCCTGCGCCTTCAGGGAGGGAAATACAGAGGGTCACATAGTCTCTGGAGGGGTCCTGTCCAAATGTTATGTCTTCCATGTGTGTTTACGGGCTATCCTTGAGGTGGGGTTTGTCTTGGCTCAATGGAAATTGTTCGGCTTCCAGGTGCCCGTCCATTTCTTATGTACCTCGTACCCCTGCAGCCAGCCAGTGGACTGCTACATCTCCAGACCCACAGAGAAGACCATATTCcttctcttcatgttttgtgtggGAGTTTTTTGCATACTGCTTAACCTGCTAGAGCTTAACCACCTGGGCTGGAAGAAGATCCGTCAGGTGGtgaagctgagagagagagtgtcCTGGGGAGGCTGTCCAGGTCTGGAGGGGGGCTATGAAACCTTCCCTCCAGACAGCCCCTCTCTCATATCTTCTCTTGGCTTCAGGGAAGTGACCAGCACCACATCACTGCCCACTTTTGACTTGGTGGTCGGTCACCAGCCTGACTGGAGCTGTACTATGAAATGTGCCAAGATGAGGGAGCCTGAGGACGCCAGAAAGACTAGACAGGAGCAATCAAAGAGACTGGAGACCCACAAAGGAGAGAGGCAGCCTTTGAAGAGTAAGAGGGAGATCAGAGGGTCCAAGCAGAGGAGCATTGAGGTCTGGATATAG
- the sh3gl3a gene encoding endophilin-A3a isoform X3 — translation MSVAGLKKQFHKASQLLSEKISGAEGTKLDEDFMEMERKIDVTNKSVFDLLAKTTEYLQPNPASRAKLNMLNTVSKIRGQVKTTGYPQTEGLLGDCMLRYGYELGEDSVFGTALVDMGEAMRQMADVKDSLDISVKQNFIDPLQSLQDKDLKEITHHLKKLEGRRLDFDYKKKRQGKIPDEEVQQAVEKFEESKELAERSMFNFLENDVEQVSQLFALVEASLEYHRQSHEILEELSGKLQKRISTASSRPKREFRPKSIRSTIDTLDDSQHNGLSYSSSVKSESEVLDQPCCRSLYDFEPENEGELGFKLGDIIILTNQIDENWYEGMINGESGFFPISYVEVIVPLPQ, via the exons CTACTCAGTGAAAAGATCAGTGGGGCAGAGGGGACAAAGCTGGATGAAGACTtcatggagatggagagg AAAATTGATGTGACCAACAAGTCAGTGTTTGACCTCTTGGCTAAAACAACAGAATATCTCCAGCCTAACCCAG CCTCTCGAGCTAAACTGAACATGCTGAACACAGTGTCTAAGATCCGTGGGCAGGTGAAGACCACTGGCTACCCTCAGACTGAAGGTCTGCTGGGAGATTGCATGCTGCGCTACGGCTATGAACTGGGAGAAGACTCTGTGTTTG GCACTGCTCTGGTGGATATGGGTGAGGCCATGAGGCAGATGGCCGATGTGAAGGACTCCCTGGACATAAGCGTCAAACAAAACTTTATAGATCCCCTGCAGAGTCTACAGGACAAGGATCTGAAAGAGATAACG caCCACCTGAAGAAGCTGGAAGGACGTCGATTAGACTTTGATTATAAGAAGAAGCGCCAAGGCAAAATCCCAGACGAGGAGGTCCAGCAGGCTGTGGAGAAGTTTGAGGAAAGCAAAGAGCTGGCTGAGAGGAGCATGTTCAACTTCCTGGAGAATGAC GTGGAGCAGGTGAGCCAGCTGTTTGCACTGGTAGAGGCGTCTCTGGAGTACCACCGGCAGTCCCATGAAATCCTGGAGGAGCTCAGCGGAAAGCTGCAGAAGAG GATATCCACAGCTAGCAGCCGGCCGAAGAGAGAGTTCAGACCAAAGTCCATCAGGAGCACCATCGACACCCTGGACGACAGCCAGCACAACGGCCTGTCCTACAGCTCCTCAGTCAAATCAG AGTCAGAAGTGTTGGACCAGCCCTGCTGTCGCTCCCTCTATGATTTTGAGCCAGAGAATGAGGGTGAGCTCGGCTTCAAACTGGGCGACATTATCATCCTCACCAACCAGATAGATGAAAACTGGTATGAGGGCATGATCAACGGGGAGTCTGGCTTCTTTCCCATCAGCTATGTGGAGGTCATTGTGCCCCTGCCTCAGTGA
- the sh3gl3a gene encoding endophilin-A3a isoform X1 — translation MSVAGLKKQFHKASQLLSEKISGAEGTKLDEDFMEMERKIDVTNKSVFDLLAKTTEYLQPNPASRAKLNMLNTVSKIRGQVKTTGYPQTEGLLGDCMLRYGYELGEDSVFGTALVDMGEAMRQMADVKDSLDISVKQNFIDPLQSLQDKDLKEITHHLKKLEGRRLDFDYKKKRQGKIPDEEVQQAVEKFEESKELAERSMFNFLENDVEQVSQLFALVEASLEYHRQSHEILEELSGKLQKRISTASSRPKREFRPKSIRSTIDTLDDSQHNGLSYSSSVKSDMQMNHTVNGKTDHIPSVPLSWPESPTTNGNIDESEVLDQPCCRSLYDFEPENEGELGFKLGDIIILTNQIDENWYEGMINGESGFFPISYVEVIVPLPQ, via the exons CTACTCAGTGAAAAGATCAGTGGGGCAGAGGGGACAAAGCTGGATGAAGACTtcatggagatggagagg AAAATTGATGTGACCAACAAGTCAGTGTTTGACCTCTTGGCTAAAACAACAGAATATCTCCAGCCTAACCCAG CCTCTCGAGCTAAACTGAACATGCTGAACACAGTGTCTAAGATCCGTGGGCAGGTGAAGACCACTGGCTACCCTCAGACTGAAGGTCTGCTGGGAGATTGCATGCTGCGCTACGGCTATGAACTGGGAGAAGACTCTGTGTTTG GCACTGCTCTGGTGGATATGGGTGAGGCCATGAGGCAGATGGCCGATGTGAAGGACTCCCTGGACATAAGCGTCAAACAAAACTTTATAGATCCCCTGCAGAGTCTACAGGACAAGGATCTGAAAGAGATAACG caCCACCTGAAGAAGCTGGAAGGACGTCGATTAGACTTTGATTATAAGAAGAAGCGCCAAGGCAAAATCCCAGACGAGGAGGTCCAGCAGGCTGTGGAGAAGTTTGAGGAAAGCAAAGAGCTGGCTGAGAGGAGCATGTTCAACTTCCTGGAGAATGAC GTGGAGCAGGTGAGCCAGCTGTTTGCACTGGTAGAGGCGTCTCTGGAGTACCACCGGCAGTCCCATGAAATCCTGGAGGAGCTCAGCGGAAAGCTGCAGAAGAG GATATCCACAGCTAGCAGCCGGCCGAAGAGAGAGTTCAGACCAAAGTCCATCAGGAGCACCATCGACACCCTGGACGACAGCCAGCACAACGGCCTGTCCTACAGCTCCTCAGTCAAATCAG ATATGCAGATGAACCACACAGTCAATGGGAAAA CTGATCATATACCCTCTGTCCCACTGTCATGGCCTGAGAGCCCCACTACCAATGGCAATATTGACG AGTCAGAAGTGTTGGACCAGCCCTGCTGTCGCTCCCTCTATGATTTTGAGCCAGAGAATGAGGGTGAGCTCGGCTTCAAACTGGGCGACATTATCATCCTCACCAACCAGATAGATGAAAACTGGTATGAGGGCATGATCAACGGGGAGTCTGGCTTCTTTCCCATCAGCTATGTGGAGGTCATTGTGCCCCTGCCTCAGTGA
- the sh3gl3a gene encoding endophilin-A3a isoform X2 has translation MSVAGLKKQFHKASQLLSEKISGAEGTKLDEDFMEMERKIDVTNKSVFDLLAKTTEYLQPNPASRAKLNMLNTVSKIRGQVKTTGYPQTEGLLGDCMLRYGYELGEDSVFGTALVDMGEAMRQMADVKDSLDISVKQNFIDPLQSLQDKDLKEITHHLKKLEGRRLDFDYKKKRQGKIPDEEVQQAVEKFEESKELAERSMFNFLENDVEQVSQLFALVEASLEYHRQSHEILEELSGKLQKRISTASSRPKREFRPKSIRSTIDTLDDSQHNGLSYSSSVKSDMQMNHTVNGKKSEVLDQPCCRSLYDFEPENEGELGFKLGDIIILTNQIDENWYEGMINGESGFFPISYVEVIVPLPQ, from the exons CTACTCAGTGAAAAGATCAGTGGGGCAGAGGGGACAAAGCTGGATGAAGACTtcatggagatggagagg AAAATTGATGTGACCAACAAGTCAGTGTTTGACCTCTTGGCTAAAACAACAGAATATCTCCAGCCTAACCCAG CCTCTCGAGCTAAACTGAACATGCTGAACACAGTGTCTAAGATCCGTGGGCAGGTGAAGACCACTGGCTACCCTCAGACTGAAGGTCTGCTGGGAGATTGCATGCTGCGCTACGGCTATGAACTGGGAGAAGACTCTGTGTTTG GCACTGCTCTGGTGGATATGGGTGAGGCCATGAGGCAGATGGCCGATGTGAAGGACTCCCTGGACATAAGCGTCAAACAAAACTTTATAGATCCCCTGCAGAGTCTACAGGACAAGGATCTGAAAGAGATAACG caCCACCTGAAGAAGCTGGAAGGACGTCGATTAGACTTTGATTATAAGAAGAAGCGCCAAGGCAAAATCCCAGACGAGGAGGTCCAGCAGGCTGTGGAGAAGTTTGAGGAAAGCAAAGAGCTGGCTGAGAGGAGCATGTTCAACTTCCTGGAGAATGAC GTGGAGCAGGTGAGCCAGCTGTTTGCACTGGTAGAGGCGTCTCTGGAGTACCACCGGCAGTCCCATGAAATCCTGGAGGAGCTCAGCGGAAAGCTGCAGAAGAG GATATCCACAGCTAGCAGCCGGCCGAAGAGAGAGTTCAGACCAAAGTCCATCAGGAGCACCATCGACACCCTGGACGACAGCCAGCACAACGGCCTGTCCTACAGCTCCTCAGTCAAATCAG ATATGCAGATGAACCACACAGTCAATGGGAAAA AGTCAGAAGTGTTGGACCAGCCCTGCTGTCGCTCCCTCTATGATTTTGAGCCAGAGAATGAGGGTGAGCTCGGCTTCAAACTGGGCGACATTATCATCCTCACCAACCAGATAGATGAAAACTGGTATGAGGGCATGATCAACGGGGAGTCTGGCTTCTTTCCCATCAGCTATGTGGAGGTCATTGTGCCCCTGCCTCAGTGA